In Flammeovirgaceae bacterium 311, one DNA window encodes the following:
- a CDS encoding PKD domain-containing protein: protein MRTLNHLLIIFFSMLILWACEDDQAPAPVTPEAPVAKAGADVNGTIGQKVVLDGSQSSDPKGATLTYLWAIKTKPQTSTAALVKSNEAKAEFTPDVEGAYTFELTVSNEAKSAKDEVIITVAPPAYTGCTPVSGSITTPTTWIKRAPQGMVDYCISEDIYLSSTLTIEPGVIIEFEDGRKMNIDNSGVIKAIGTENNRIVFTGKEKTKGYWKGIEMSASESEDNEFSYVDIAYAGNTVHITGYKAGLSLRNSSVVKIKNTVISHSAGYGMVVPSGKLIEFSQNTFSNNTAAAMFITSDLIGKLDAETQFAGSNGRDGVEVDGGSIDYETEQLWPALKDGSKFFIMNDVYIYSGVKVQEGAVLEFALNKGIRVDGADAYLIAKGTADKKVVFSGIEKEKGAWRGIEFNVTTNTKNQLDYVDVSYAGGVVHISGYRAGISSRNSATYTITNSTISNTLGYGIAIGGGSFEQFANNTFSNNTGAAMIIPANVIGKLDKASRFKDGNAKEGIEIYSSNVDFTTEQLWPAFTDGSKYFIMDRVYIYSGVKIEEGAVLEFATDKSLYVDGADAYLMARGTANKKIIFTGMEKAKGFWKGIEFNVTQSIKNEFDHCEISYGGSSNHISGFKSNVSLRNNASIKMYNTKVSDSNGWGIVATGGNTLETDAAKPITYENNTAGNLKTN, encoded by the coding sequence ATGAGAACTCTGAATCACCTCTTAATCATTTTCTTTAGTATGCTTATTTTATGGGCATGCGAAGATGACCAGGCTCCGGCACCAGTTACACCAGAGGCACCAGTTGCTAAAGCAGGTGCCGATGTAAATGGTACCATAGGCCAGAAAGTAGTACTGGATGGCAGTCAATCTTCCGACCCAAAAGGAGCAACCCTTACTTACCTGTGGGCAATCAAAACCAAGCCGCAAACAAGTACTGCTGCGCTGGTAAAAAGCAACGAAGCAAAAGCCGAGTTTACACCCGATGTTGAAGGTGCTTATACCTTTGAGCTGACGGTAAGCAACGAAGCCAAATCAGCCAAGGACGAAGTGATCATTACAGTGGCACCTCCTGCATACACTGGTTGTACCCCGGTTTCAGGTTCTATTACCACCCCAACTACCTGGATTAAGCGCGCGCCGCAGGGAATGGTAGATTACTGTATAAGCGAAGACATCTATCTTTCTTCAACCCTTACCATAGAACCAGGTGTGATCATTGAGTTTGAGGATGGCAGGAAAATGAACATTGACAATAGTGGTGTGATCAAAGCCATTGGTACTGAGAACAACCGCATTGTATTTACCGGAAAAGAAAAAACCAAAGGCTACTGGAAAGGCATTGAAATGAGCGCATCAGAAAGCGAGGACAATGAGTTCAGCTATGTGGATATCGCTTATGCAGGTAATACTGTACATATTACCGGCTACAAAGCAGGTTTATCGCTCCGTAACAGCTCTGTTGTAAAAATCAAAAATACTGTAATCAGCCACAGTGCCGGCTATGGCATGGTGGTGCCAAGTGGTAAGCTGATCGAGTTTTCTCAGAATACCTTTAGCAATAACACTGCTGCTGCAATGTTCATCACTTCAGATCTAATTGGTAAGCTGGATGCGGAAACCCAGTTTGCAGGCAGCAACGGCCGCGATGGTGTTGAGGTAGATGGCGGATCTATTGATTACGAAACTGAACAACTGTGGCCTGCCCTGAAAGATGGCTCTAAGTTCTTTATCATGAATGATGTTTACATCTACAGTGGTGTGAAAGTACAGGAAGGTGCCGTACTGGAATTTGCTTTGAACAAAGGAATTCGGGTAGATGGTGCAGATGCTTATTTAATAGCAAAGGGTACTGCAGATAAGAAAGTTGTATTCTCCGGTATTGAAAAAGAAAAAGGTGCATGGAGAGGCATTGAATTCAATGTAACAACCAATACAAAAAATCAGCTTGATTATGTAGATGTTTCTTATGCTGGTGGTGTAGTGCATATAAGCGGTTACAGAGCTGGTATATCATCCAGAAATTCAGCTACCTATACCATTACAAACTCAACCATCAGCAATACCCTGGGCTATGGTATTGCCATAGGAGGTGGTAGTTTTGAACAGTTCGCTAATAATACCTTCAGCAATAATACAGGTGCAGCCATGATTATTCCGGCTAATGTTATCGGAAAACTGGATAAAGCCTCCCGTTTCAAAGACGGTAACGCCAAAGAAGGTATCGAAATATATTCATCAAACGTTGATTTTACAACCGAACAGCTCTGGCCTGCTTTTACAGACGGAAGTAAGTACTTTATCATGGACAGAGTTTATATCTACTCTGGTGTAAAAATTGAGGAAGGTGCTGTGCTGGAATTTGCCACAGACAAAAGCCTCTACGTAGATGGTGCAGATGCTTATCTAATGGCCAGGGGTACTGCCAATAAGAAAATAATTTTCACTGGCATGGAAAAAGCCAAAGGCTTCTGGAAAGGCATAGAATTCAATGTGACGCAAAGCATTAAAAATGAATTTGACCACTGCGAAATTTCTTATGGCGGAAGCTCTAACCATATTTCTGGCTTCAAAAGCAATGTATCCCTGAGAAACAATGCCAGCATTAAGATGTACAATACTAAAGTTTCCGATAGCAATGGTTGGGGAATTGTTGCCACCGGTGGTAATACGCTAGAAACCGATGCTGCCAAACCAATTACCTACGAAAATAACACGGCAGGGAATCTCAAAACTAACTAG
- a CDS encoding hypothetical protein (COG1629 Outer membrane receptor proteins, mostly Fe transport) produces MNKLVLMIALLLISSVASGQSAYLAGTISSAADNLTLPGASIILTRLPDSARVAQATDIEGNFRFNNLAEGQYQLRISFVGYTTQLRYIDLPEEGLNLGSIALKEDAEQLNEIEIIRQQPLATQEGDTTSFRANAFKTTPDANTEDLIRKMPGVVVQDGKVQAQGEEVRRVLVDGKPFFGDDPSAALKNLPAEIIDKIQVFDQQSEQARASGFDDGETTKTINIVTRPEMRNGQFGRVYTGYGLDGRYMAGGNLNIFKDDQRISILAQSNNINQQNFATEDLAGVASGSGRGGRGGRGGRGGGRGGFGGGGGAGDFMVGQQGGIATTNAIGINYSDQWGEKVEVTGSYFFNHSRLLSTQSTQLEYLGSRLGGQTYSEESNAESTNSNHRFNLRLEYKINENNSLQIRPRLSLQDYKGTSSLLGLTRQGLTSLGNDTLSSTINQFNSSYGALSYGNDLLYRHSFAKRGRTLTVNLSTAIDKRDGISELDSQNEYLNETPVTENLQQQSDMEDKGWRVNADVRFTEPISPKSQLMLNYRTGYQFSRPFKLTTDQENNESEELLNPALSSQLTSNYRSNSLGGSYRLRSEKGMLMTGLNYQASKLDNDMRFPLEGTIERTFQNVLPMAMYRHNFSKEKNLRLMYRTSASPPAAQRLLYAVDNSNPLQLIIGNPELRQDYQHTLFTRYSANNIEKASTFFALISGSYSARYIGNSVLLPAQDTVLATGFTVPAGVQLTQPQNLEGYWNMRTFISYGLPVQLLKSNLNLNATASYSHIPGLINGEETYTGNTGFGAGVVLSSNISEKIDFTLSTQANYTIATNSLRESMNNRYLNQTSRASFKWIIPLGISLESNLAHQYYGSFAGSDAQNFILLNAGIGKRLFNNRGELGLYAYDLLNQNTDIQRNITEAYIENVQTDVLNRYLMLRFSYNIRNFKSSQQ; encoded by the coding sequence ACCCTGCCGGGAGCCTCGATTATTCTTACCCGCCTGCCAGATTCTGCCAGGGTAGCCCAGGCTACGGATATAGAGGGCAATTTCAGGTTTAATAACCTGGCCGAGGGCCAGTACCAGCTTAGGATTAGCTTTGTAGGTTACACCACACAGCTGCGTTACATCGATTTACCGGAAGAAGGCCTGAACCTGGGCTCCATAGCGCTAAAAGAAGATGCCGAGCAGCTGAATGAAATAGAAATCATACGCCAGCAACCCCTGGCCACACAAGAGGGAGATACCACCTCCTTCAGGGCAAATGCATTTAAAACCACTCCTGATGCCAATACCGAAGACCTGATCCGCAAAATGCCCGGCGTGGTGGTGCAGGATGGAAAGGTGCAGGCACAGGGCGAAGAGGTGCGGCGCGTGCTGGTAGATGGCAAACCCTTTTTCGGCGACGACCCTTCTGCTGCCCTTAAAAACCTGCCAGCTGAAATCATTGATAAAATACAGGTATTCGACCAGCAGAGTGAACAGGCACGTGCCAGCGGTTTCGACGATGGTGAGACTACCAAGACCATTAACATAGTAACCAGGCCCGAGATGCGCAATGGACAGTTTGGGCGTGTATATACGGGCTATGGGCTGGATGGCCGCTACATGGCCGGTGGTAACCTTAATATCTTCAAGGATGATCAGCGTATTTCCATCCTGGCGCAAAGCAACAACATTAACCAGCAAAACTTTGCTACCGAAGACCTGGCCGGTGTGGCCAGCGGCAGCGGACGTGGTGGCAGAGGTGGCCGAGGCGGAAGAGGTGGCGGCCGGGGTGGCTTTGGCGGTGGTGGTGGTGCCGGCGATTTTATGGTGGGCCAGCAGGGCGGTATCGCCACTACAAATGCCATAGGCATTAATTACTCCGACCAGTGGGGCGAAAAAGTAGAAGTAACCGGCAGCTATTTCTTTAACCACTCCAGGCTGCTTTCCACACAAAGCACCCAATTGGAATACCTGGGCTCCCGCTTAGGCGGACAGACCTATTCAGAAGAAAGCAATGCAGAAAGCACCAACAGCAACCACCGCTTTAACCTAAGGCTGGAATATAAAATCAATGAGAACAATTCACTGCAGATACGCCCCCGGCTCAGCCTGCAGGATTATAAGGGTACTTCTTCCCTGCTTGGCCTTACCAGGCAGGGACTCACCAGTCTGGGAAACGATACCTTAAGCAGCACCATCAATCAGTTTAACTCTTCCTATGGTGCCCTAAGCTATGGCAACGACCTGCTTTACCGACACAGCTTTGCCAAGCGGGGCCGAACTCTTACTGTTAACCTAAGCACCGCGATCGATAAACGGGATGGTATCAGTGAGCTTGATTCACAGAATGAGTACCTCAACGAAACCCCGGTAACAGAAAACCTGCAGCAGCAGTCGGATATGGAAGATAAAGGCTGGCGTGTAAATGCCGATGTGCGCTTTACGGAACCCATCAGTCCTAAAAGCCAGCTGATGCTGAATTACAGAACCGGTTACCAGTTCTCCAGGCCCTTTAAACTTACAACAGACCAGGAGAATAATGAATCTGAAGAGCTCCTGAATCCTGCCTTAAGCAGCCAGCTTACCAGTAATTACCGCAGCAACAGCCTGGGGGGCAGCTACCGCCTGAGGAGCGAAAAGGGCATGCTCATGACTGGCCTGAATTACCAGGCTTCTAAACTGGATAACGACATGCGCTTTCCGCTGGAAGGAACCATAGAGAGAACTTTTCAGAACGTACTGCCCATGGCCATGTACCGCCATAACTTCTCCAAGGAAAAGAACCTGCGCCTGATGTACCGCACCAGCGCAAGTCCTCCGGCAGCCCAGAGGCTGCTCTATGCAGTAGACAACAGCAATCCGCTGCAGCTCATTATTGGTAATCCGGAGCTGCGGCAGGATTATCAGCATACCTTATTTACCCGCTATTCTGCCAACAACATAGAAAAAGCAAGCACTTTCTTTGCCCTTATTTCGGGGAGTTATTCTGCCCGCTACATCGGTAACAGTGTGCTGCTGCCGGCACAGGATACGGTGCTGGCTACCGGCTTTACCGTACCGGCCGGGGTGCAGCTAACGCAGCCACAAAACCTGGAGGGATACTGGAACATGCGCACTTTTATTTCTTACGGACTGCCGGTACAGCTGCTCAAATCTAACCTGAACCTGAATGCTACTGCCTCCTACAGCCATATTCCCGGACTCATCAACGGCGAAGAAACCTATACCGGCAATACTGGTTTTGGTGCAGGGGTGGTGCTAAGCAGCAACATCAGCGAAAAGATTGATTTTACGCTAAGCACCCAGGCAAATTATACCATTGCCACCAACAGCCTGCGCGAGAGCATGAACAACCGCTACCTGAACCAGACCAGCAGGGCATCTTTTAAATGGATAATACCTTTGGGCATTAGCCTGGAAAGCAACCTGGCCCACCAGTATTACGGAAGCTTTGCCGGCAGCGATGCCCAGAATTTCATACTGCTTAATGCAGGCATAGGCAAGCGCCTTTTCAACAACAGGGGCGAACTGGGCCTCTATGCCTACGACCTGCTGAACCAGAATACCGATATACAGCGCAACATCACCGAAGCCTATATTGAAAATGTACAGACAGATGTACTGAATCGCTACCTGATGCTGCGCTTCAGCTATAACATCCGGAACTTCAAAAGCAGCCAGCAATAG